A region of Myxococcus stipitatus DSM 14675 DNA encodes the following proteins:
- a CDS encoding adenylate/guanylate cyclase domain-containing protein, with amino-acid sequence MALKDDLNSEVVAIFKTDWKKRTGQQVPEPEDIALGNDAVELDATVLYADLAESTELVNDYKAPFAAEIYKTYLVCASRIIKAEGGTITAFDGDRVMGVFIGDTKNTSAVRAALKIDYAVTKIINPALKAQYPTSTYEVRQSVGVDTSTLFAARTGIRGSNDLVWVGRAANYAAKLCSLREGIYTSWITSSVYDVMHSEVKITNGTSMWEKRHWTARKIDVYRSSWQMTP; translated from the coding sequence ATGGCACTGAAAGACGATCTCAATTCCGAAGTGGTGGCGATCTTTAAGACTGACTGGAAGAAGAGAACTGGGCAACAGGTCCCCGAACCAGAAGATATTGCACTAGGAAACGATGCTGTTGAACTCGACGCCACAGTTTTGTATGCCGACTTGGCGGAATCCACGGAACTCGTAAATGATTACAAGGCACCCTTCGCGGCAGAGATATACAAGACATATCTAGTGTGCGCATCAAGAATCATCAAGGCCGAGGGCGGAACAATCACTGCATTTGACGGCGACAGAGTAATGGGCGTCTTCATTGGAGACACCAAAAACACATCGGCCGTCAGGGCAGCACTCAAAATCGACTACGCAGTAACTAAGATTATCAATCCAGCACTCAAGGCACAGTATCCAACGAGCACGTACGAGGTCCGACAATCAGTTGGTGTAGATACAAGTACTTTATTTGCAGCTCGAACTGGCATCCGAGGGTCTAATGACCTTGTCTGGGTGGGGCGAGCAGCGAATTACGCAGCAAAACTCTGCTCTTTGCGTGAGGGAATCTACACATCATGGATCACATCATCCGTATACGACGTGATGCATAGTGAGGTGAAGATCACCAATGGTACTTCCATGTGGGAGAAACGACACTGGACTGCTCGAAAGATCGATGTCTATCGGTCCTCATGGCAAATGACGCCATGA